The following coding sequences lie in one Musa acuminata AAA Group cultivar baxijiao chromosome BXJ1-8, Cavendish_Baxijiao_AAA, whole genome shotgun sequence genomic window:
- the LOC135680319 gene encoding uncharacterized protein LOC135680319 has protein sequence MAGEGVVVEATISSTTESLLSSRVSYARCLSRADDELRSFRFCLKWMCVDQSDAKHAVVSWSIFLLLSIFVPIASHFVFSCAPTRRAYDVVVQLSLISASSLSYLCLSAFVRRYGLRRFLFLDKLVGASERVREGYMDQLNRSFRLLSVFVMPCFAGEVTYKIWWYSSGSERVPFEVAGSVVVGDVMACALELASWIYRMSLFLFVCVLFRLMCHLQILRLQDFASVFREGGPESDVASVLGEHLRIRRQLRIISHRYRSFILSCLLLVTASQLATLLLTTRPRAVVNLNNAGELALCSIGLVTGLLICLRSAAKITHKAQAITSQAATWHACATVESFDAEPETSFPPNCSSGDESDDDDDKDGDVLDVRKMMPSNINTISFQKRQALVTYLENNRAGITVFGFVVDRAWLHALFMIEFSLVMWLLGKTVGIS, from the exons ATGGCGGGAGAAGGCGTCGTCGTAGAAGCGACTATCAGTAGCACCACCGAGTCGCTGTTATCTAGCAGGGTGTCGTATGCACGTTGCCTCTCCCGCGCTGACGATGAGCTTAGGAGCTTCCGGTTCTGCCTCAAGTGGATGTGCGTTGACCAGTCCGACGCTAAGCACGCAGTGGTCTCCTGGTCCATTTTCCTTCTCCTGAGCATATTCGTCCCCATTGCCTCCCACTTCGTCTTTTCCTGTGCCCCCACCCGTCGCGCTTATGATGTGGTGGTTCAACTCTCTCTCATCTCCGCCTCTAGTCTCTCGTATCTTTGTCTCTCCGCCTTCGTCCGTCGCTATGGCCTTCGTCGTTTCCTCTTTCTCGACAAGTTGGTCGGAGCTAGCGAGCGGGTACGGGAGGGCTACATGGATCAGCTCAATCGCTCGTTCCGCTTGCTCTCCGTATTTGTGATGCCGTGCTTTGCTGGAGAAGTGACTTATAAGATATGGTGGTATTCGTCGGGATCGGAACGGGTGCCGTTCGAGGTAGCAGGTAGCGTCGTGGTGGGCGACGTAATGGCGTGCGCCCTAGAGCTAGCGAGCTGGATTTACAGGATGTCACTGTTCCTCTTCGTGTGCGTTCTTTTCCGGCTGATGTGCCACCTGCAGATCCTGAGGCTGCAGGACTTCGCTTCGGTGTTCAGGGAAGGGGGGCCGGAGTCGGATGTGGCGTCGGTGCTCGGGGAACACCTGAGGATCCGGCGGCAGCTCAGGATCATCAGCCACCGGTACCGGTCGTTCATCTTGTCCTGCCTCCTGCTGGTCACCGCCAGCCAGCTCGCGACGCTGCTTCTCACCACCCGTCCCCGGGCGGTGGTCAACCTCAACAACGCCGGCGAGCTCGCT TTGTGCTCCATCGGTCTTGTGACCGGACTACTGATATGCCTTCGTAGCGCTGCCAAGATCACACACAAGGCGCAGGCAATAACCAGCCAAGCTGCGACATGGCACGCTTGCGCCACCGTCGAGTCCTTTGACGCCGAGCCTGAGACGTCATTTCCGCCAAACTGCAGCTCCGGCGACGAGTCTGATGACGACGATGACAAGGATGGGGACGTCTTGGATGTCAGAAAGATGATGCCTTCCAACATTAACACCATCTCCTTTCAAAAAAGACAGGCATTGG TGACATACTTGGAGAACAACAGGGCAGGGATCACGGTGTTCGGCTTCGTCGTCGACAGGGCGTGGCTTCATGCCTTGTTCATGATCGAATTCTCTCTAGTAATGTGGTTGCTGGGGAAAACAGTGGGGATCTCCTAG
- the LOC135582515 gene encoding E3 ubiquitin-protein ligase COP1-like isoform X1 has product MGGSSAGVLVPSVSKADEMGASVTPLAVSSSETTDVAGAPAAEGETVPDGSRDGAAVEADAERDRDLLCPICMGVFKDAFLTACGHCFCYMCIVTHLNNKSDCPCCRNYLTKSHLYPNFLLNKLLKKQCVRQIAKSASPIEHLRVALKQGCEMSVKELDGLLSLLSEKKRRMEQQEAEMNMQILLDFLHSLRKKKLEELNEVQTDMQFIKDDINAVEKHRTELYRVRERYSVKLRMLFDDPIPTKLWSPTADQHNSTLISNSRNSRSSLVRTGSDNLQIRSNDVTAQPNHQEHQRKDAFSGSETSSLIQSGRVIARKRKIQAQFKELQECYLQKRRLGASQSHHPKEKVNAKVREGYHVGLEDFQSILTTFTKYSRLRVIAELRHGDLFHSANIVSSIEFDCDDEYFATAGVSKRIKVFEFSTVLNQPSEVNCPVVELATRSKLSCLSWNKYSKNVIASSDYEGIVTVWDVTTRQSIMEYEEHEKRAWSVDFSRTEPMMLVSGSDDCKVKVWSTKQEASVINIDMKANICCVKYNPGSSVHVAVGSADHKIHYFDLRNTSSPLCVFKGHWKAVSYVKFLSTNELASASTDSTLRLWDVNGTCPVRTFVGHTNEKNFVGLTVNNEYIACGSETNEVCVYHKAILTPAARHKFGSWDLDDAEDDAGLYFISAVCWKSDSPTMLAANSQGTIKVLVLAA; this is encoded by the exons ATGGGCGGCTCGTCGGCGGGAGTGCTGGTGCCGTCGGTGTCGAAGGCGGACGAGATGGGGGCTTCGGTCACGCCGCTGGCGGTTTCGTCATCGGAGACCACGGACGTGGCCGGGGCTCCGGCCGCAGAGGGGGAGACGGTACCGGACGGATCTCGGGACGGCGCGGCGGTGGAGGCGGATGCCGAGCGCGACAGGGACCTGCTCTGCCCCATCTGCATGGGGGTTTTCAAGGATGCCTTCTTGACGGCCTGCGGCCACTGCTTCTGTTACATGTGCATCGTCACCCACCTCAATAATAAGAGCGATTGCCCCTGCTGCAGAAATTACCTCACCAAGAGTCACCTCTAccccaatttcctcctcaataag CTCTTGAAAAAGCAATGTGTCCGTCAAATTGCAAAATCAGCATCACCTATTGAGCATCTTCGTGTGGCATTGAAACAG GGATGTGAAATGTCAGTTAAGGAGCTAGATGGTCTGTTGTCTCTTCTCAGTGAGAAAAAGCGGAGAATGGAGCAACAAGAGGCTGAGATGAATATGCAAATTTTGCTTGACTTTTTACACAGTCTTAGGAAAAAAAAGCTGGAAGAGCTGAATGAG GTTCAAACTGACATGCAATTCATCAAAGATGATATAAATGCAGTAGAGAAACACAGAACAGAACTGTACAGGGTGAGAGAGAGGTACTCTGTCAAATTGCGCATGCTTTTCGATGATCCAATTCCAACAAAATTGTGGTCTCCCACTGCTGACCAGCATAACAGCACACTTATCTCGAATTCTCGAAATTCTCGAAGCTCTCTTGTCAGGACAGGCTCTGATAATTTACAGATTAGGAGTAATGATGTGACAGCTCAACCAAACCATCAAGAGCACCAAAGAAAAGATGCTTTTAGTGGTTCTGAAACAAGTTCCCTTATTCAATCAGGAAGAGTCATAGCAAGAAAGAGAAAAATTCAAGCACAG TTTAAAGAGCTTCAAGAATGTTACTTACAAAAGCGGCGTCTTGGAGCTAGTCAATCACATCATCCAAAAGAAAAAGTAAATGCCAAAGTCAGAGAAGGCTATCATGTGGGTCTTGAGGACTTTCAGTCTATACTAACTACATTTACTAAATACAG TCGGTTGCGTGTTATTGCGGAACTTAGACATGGAGATCTATTTCATTCAGCAAATATTGTGTCAAG CATCGAATTTGATTGTGATGATGAGTATTTTGCCACTGCTGGTGTTTCCAAGCGAATTAAAGTATTTGAATTTTCCACT GTTTTGAATCAGCCATCAGAGGTAAATTGCCCTGTTGTAGAATTGGCCACTCGGTCCAAACTTAGTTGCTTGAGTTGGAACAAGTATTCAAAAAACGTTATTGCAAGTAGTGATTACGAAGGGATAGTAACTGTTTGGGATGTAACCACTCGCCAG AGCATAATGGAATATGAAGAACATGAAAAAAGAGCATGGAGTGTTGATTTTTCACGGACAGAACCAATGATGTTAGTTTCTGGTAGTGATGATTGCAAG GTCAAGGTGTGGTCCACAAAGCAAGAAGCCAGTGTTATCAATATTGACATGAAAGCAAATATATGTTGTGTCAAATATAATCCTGGATCTAGCGTTCATGTTGCA GTTGGTTCTGCTGATCATAAAATTCACTATTTTGATTTGAGAAACACTAGTTCTCCACTCTGTGTCTTCAAggggcattggaaagcagtatcaTATGTGAAGTTCTTGTCCACAAATGAGCTTGCATCTGCATCAACAGACAGTACATTGCGATTATGGGATGTAAATGGCACATGTCCA GTGCGCACTTTTGTAGGACACACAAATGAGAAAAATTTTGTGGGCTTGACAGTGAACAACGAGTACATTGCTTGTGGCAGTGAGACAAACGAGGTTTGTGTGTACCATAAG GCTATCTTGACGCCAGCCGCACGACACAAATTTGGATCATGGGATCTTGATGATGCGGAAGATGatgctggtttgtattttattagtGCTGTTTGTTGGAAGAGTGACAGTCCTACAATGTTGGCAGCCAATAGCCAGGGGACCATCAAAGTTCTTGTATTAGCAGCTTAG
- the LOC135582515 gene encoding E3 ubiquitin-protein ligase COP1-like isoform X2: MGGSSAGVLVPSVSKADEMGASVTPLAVSSSETTDVAGAPAAEGETVPDGSRDGAAVEADAERDRDLLCPICMGVFKDAFLTACGHCFCYMCIVTHLNNKSDCPCCRNYLTKSHLYPNFLLNKLLKKQCVRQIAKSASPIEHLRVALKQGCEMSVKELDGLLSLLSEKKRRMEQQEAEMNMQILLDFLHSLRKKKLEELNEVQTDMQFIKDDINAVEKHRTELYRVRERYSVKLRMLFDDPIPTKLWSPTADQHNSTLISNSRNSRSSLVRTGSDNLQIRSNDVTAQPNHQEHQRKDAFSGSETSSLIQSGRVIARKRKIQAQFKELQECYLQKRRLGASQSHHPKEKVNAKVREGYHVGLEDFQSILTTFTKYSRLRVIAELRHGDLFHSANIVSSIEFDCDDEYFATAGVSKRIKVFEFSTVLNQPSEVNCPVVELATRSKLSCLSWNKYSKNVIASSDYEGIVTVWDVTTRQSIMEYEEHEKRAWSVDFSRTEPMMLVSGSDDCKVGSADHKIHYFDLRNTSSPLCVFKGHWKAVSYVKFLSTNELASASTDSTLRLWDVNGTCPVRTFVGHTNEKNFVGLTVNNEYIACGSETNEVCVYHKAILTPAARHKFGSWDLDDAEDDAGLYFISAVCWKSDSPTMLAANSQGTIKVLVLAA, translated from the exons ATGGGCGGCTCGTCGGCGGGAGTGCTGGTGCCGTCGGTGTCGAAGGCGGACGAGATGGGGGCTTCGGTCACGCCGCTGGCGGTTTCGTCATCGGAGACCACGGACGTGGCCGGGGCTCCGGCCGCAGAGGGGGAGACGGTACCGGACGGATCTCGGGACGGCGCGGCGGTGGAGGCGGATGCCGAGCGCGACAGGGACCTGCTCTGCCCCATCTGCATGGGGGTTTTCAAGGATGCCTTCTTGACGGCCTGCGGCCACTGCTTCTGTTACATGTGCATCGTCACCCACCTCAATAATAAGAGCGATTGCCCCTGCTGCAGAAATTACCTCACCAAGAGTCACCTCTAccccaatttcctcctcaataag CTCTTGAAAAAGCAATGTGTCCGTCAAATTGCAAAATCAGCATCACCTATTGAGCATCTTCGTGTGGCATTGAAACAG GGATGTGAAATGTCAGTTAAGGAGCTAGATGGTCTGTTGTCTCTTCTCAGTGAGAAAAAGCGGAGAATGGAGCAACAAGAGGCTGAGATGAATATGCAAATTTTGCTTGACTTTTTACACAGTCTTAGGAAAAAAAAGCTGGAAGAGCTGAATGAG GTTCAAACTGACATGCAATTCATCAAAGATGATATAAATGCAGTAGAGAAACACAGAACAGAACTGTACAGGGTGAGAGAGAGGTACTCTGTCAAATTGCGCATGCTTTTCGATGATCCAATTCCAACAAAATTGTGGTCTCCCACTGCTGACCAGCATAACAGCACACTTATCTCGAATTCTCGAAATTCTCGAAGCTCTCTTGTCAGGACAGGCTCTGATAATTTACAGATTAGGAGTAATGATGTGACAGCTCAACCAAACCATCAAGAGCACCAAAGAAAAGATGCTTTTAGTGGTTCTGAAACAAGTTCCCTTATTCAATCAGGAAGAGTCATAGCAAGAAAGAGAAAAATTCAAGCACAG TTTAAAGAGCTTCAAGAATGTTACTTACAAAAGCGGCGTCTTGGAGCTAGTCAATCACATCATCCAAAAGAAAAAGTAAATGCCAAAGTCAGAGAAGGCTATCATGTGGGTCTTGAGGACTTTCAGTCTATACTAACTACATTTACTAAATACAG TCGGTTGCGTGTTATTGCGGAACTTAGACATGGAGATCTATTTCATTCAGCAAATATTGTGTCAAG CATCGAATTTGATTGTGATGATGAGTATTTTGCCACTGCTGGTGTTTCCAAGCGAATTAAAGTATTTGAATTTTCCACT GTTTTGAATCAGCCATCAGAGGTAAATTGCCCTGTTGTAGAATTGGCCACTCGGTCCAAACTTAGTTGCTTGAGTTGGAACAAGTATTCAAAAAACGTTATTGCAAGTAGTGATTACGAAGGGATAGTAACTGTTTGGGATGTAACCACTCGCCAG AGCATAATGGAATATGAAGAACATGAAAAAAGAGCATGGAGTGTTGATTTTTCACGGACAGAACCAATGATGTTAGTTTCTGGTAGTGATGATTGCAAG GTTGGTTCTGCTGATCATAAAATTCACTATTTTGATTTGAGAAACACTAGTTCTCCACTCTGTGTCTTCAAggggcattggaaagcagtatcaTATGTGAAGTTCTTGTCCACAAATGAGCTTGCATCTGCATCAACAGACAGTACATTGCGATTATGGGATGTAAATGGCACATGTCCA GTGCGCACTTTTGTAGGACACACAAATGAGAAAAATTTTGTGGGCTTGACAGTGAACAACGAGTACATTGCTTGTGGCAGTGAGACAAACGAGGTTTGTGTGTACCATAAG GCTATCTTGACGCCAGCCGCACGACACAAATTTGGATCATGGGATCTTGATGATGCGGAAGATGatgctggtttgtattttattagtGCTGTTTGTTGGAAGAGTGACAGTCCTACAATGTTGGCAGCCAATAGCCAGGGGACCATCAAAGTTCTTGTATTAGCAGCTTAG
- the LOC135582515 gene encoding E3 ubiquitin-protein ligase COP1-like isoform X3 translates to MGGSSAGVLVPSVSKADEMGASVTPLAVSSSETTDVAGAPAAEGETVPDGSRDGAAVEADAERDRDLLCPICMGVFKDAFLTACGHCFCYMCIVTHLNNKSDCPCCRNYLTKSHLYPNFLLNKLLKKQCVRQIAKSASPIEHLRVALKQVQTDMQFIKDDINAVEKHRTELYRVRERYSVKLRMLFDDPIPTKLWSPTADQHNSTLISNSRNSRSSLVRTGSDNLQIRSNDVTAQPNHQEHQRKDAFSGSETSSLIQSGRVIARKRKIQAQFKELQECYLQKRRLGASQSHHPKEKVNAKVREGYHVGLEDFQSILTTFTKYSRLRVIAELRHGDLFHSANIVSSIEFDCDDEYFATAGVSKRIKVFEFSTVLNQPSEVNCPVVELATRSKLSCLSWNKYSKNVIASSDYEGIVTVWDVTTRQSIMEYEEHEKRAWSVDFSRTEPMMLVSGSDDCKVKVWSTKQEASVINIDMKANICCVKYNPGSSVHVAVGSADHKIHYFDLRNTSSPLCVFKGHWKAVSYVKFLSTNELASASTDSTLRLWDVNGTCPVRTFVGHTNEKNFVGLTVNNEYIACGSETNEVCVYHKAILTPAARHKFGSWDLDDAEDDAGLYFISAVCWKSDSPTMLAANSQGTIKVLVLAA, encoded by the exons ATGGGCGGCTCGTCGGCGGGAGTGCTGGTGCCGTCGGTGTCGAAGGCGGACGAGATGGGGGCTTCGGTCACGCCGCTGGCGGTTTCGTCATCGGAGACCACGGACGTGGCCGGGGCTCCGGCCGCAGAGGGGGAGACGGTACCGGACGGATCTCGGGACGGCGCGGCGGTGGAGGCGGATGCCGAGCGCGACAGGGACCTGCTCTGCCCCATCTGCATGGGGGTTTTCAAGGATGCCTTCTTGACGGCCTGCGGCCACTGCTTCTGTTACATGTGCATCGTCACCCACCTCAATAATAAGAGCGATTGCCCCTGCTGCAGAAATTACCTCACCAAGAGTCACCTCTAccccaatttcctcctcaataag CTCTTGAAAAAGCAATGTGTCCGTCAAATTGCAAAATCAGCATCACCTATTGAGCATCTTCGTGTGGCATTGAAACAG GTTCAAACTGACATGCAATTCATCAAAGATGATATAAATGCAGTAGAGAAACACAGAACAGAACTGTACAGGGTGAGAGAGAGGTACTCTGTCAAATTGCGCATGCTTTTCGATGATCCAATTCCAACAAAATTGTGGTCTCCCACTGCTGACCAGCATAACAGCACACTTATCTCGAATTCTCGAAATTCTCGAAGCTCTCTTGTCAGGACAGGCTCTGATAATTTACAGATTAGGAGTAATGATGTGACAGCTCAACCAAACCATCAAGAGCACCAAAGAAAAGATGCTTTTAGTGGTTCTGAAACAAGTTCCCTTATTCAATCAGGAAGAGTCATAGCAAGAAAGAGAAAAATTCAAGCACAG TTTAAAGAGCTTCAAGAATGTTACTTACAAAAGCGGCGTCTTGGAGCTAGTCAATCACATCATCCAAAAGAAAAAGTAAATGCCAAAGTCAGAGAAGGCTATCATGTGGGTCTTGAGGACTTTCAGTCTATACTAACTACATTTACTAAATACAG TCGGTTGCGTGTTATTGCGGAACTTAGACATGGAGATCTATTTCATTCAGCAAATATTGTGTCAAG CATCGAATTTGATTGTGATGATGAGTATTTTGCCACTGCTGGTGTTTCCAAGCGAATTAAAGTATTTGAATTTTCCACT GTTTTGAATCAGCCATCAGAGGTAAATTGCCCTGTTGTAGAATTGGCCACTCGGTCCAAACTTAGTTGCTTGAGTTGGAACAAGTATTCAAAAAACGTTATTGCAAGTAGTGATTACGAAGGGATAGTAACTGTTTGGGATGTAACCACTCGCCAG AGCATAATGGAATATGAAGAACATGAAAAAAGAGCATGGAGTGTTGATTTTTCACGGACAGAACCAATGATGTTAGTTTCTGGTAGTGATGATTGCAAG GTCAAGGTGTGGTCCACAAAGCAAGAAGCCAGTGTTATCAATATTGACATGAAAGCAAATATATGTTGTGTCAAATATAATCCTGGATCTAGCGTTCATGTTGCA GTTGGTTCTGCTGATCATAAAATTCACTATTTTGATTTGAGAAACACTAGTTCTCCACTCTGTGTCTTCAAggggcattggaaagcagtatcaTATGTGAAGTTCTTGTCCACAAATGAGCTTGCATCTGCATCAACAGACAGTACATTGCGATTATGGGATGTAAATGGCACATGTCCA GTGCGCACTTTTGTAGGACACACAAATGAGAAAAATTTTGTGGGCTTGACAGTGAACAACGAGTACATTGCTTGTGGCAGTGAGACAAACGAGGTTTGTGTGTACCATAAG GCTATCTTGACGCCAGCCGCACGACACAAATTTGGATCATGGGATCTTGATGATGCGGAAGATGatgctggtttgtattttattagtGCTGTTTGTTGGAAGAGTGACAGTCCTACAATGTTGGCAGCCAATAGCCAGGGGACCATCAAAGTTCTTGTATTAGCAGCTTAG